In the Methylophilus sp. 5 genome, one interval contains:
- the pgsA gene encoding CDP-diacylglycerol--glycerol-3-phosphate 3-phosphatidyltransferase, with product MWNIPNILTLLRIGMIPVFVGIFYLPAQAVAADGLPAHWVNLTAASVFILAAFTDWLDGYWARKYHQMSKFGAFLDPVADKLMVAAALIVLVELNRVGAVVALIIIGREIAISALREWMASIGKSANVTVAMVGKIKTAAQMAAITLLLWYDPLLGLDIQWLGEWLIVIAALLTLISMGYYLRAAWPAIRETI from the coding sequence ATGTGGAATATCCCGAATATACTCACCTTGTTACGCATCGGCATGATTCCGGTGTTTGTTGGCATCTTTTATCTGCCTGCCCAGGCCGTCGCGGCTGATGGCCTGCCTGCACACTGGGTCAACTTAACCGCCGCCAGTGTGTTTATATTGGCCGCGTTTACCGATTGGCTAGACGGCTACTGGGCGCGCAAATATCACCAAATGTCCAAATTTGGTGCTTTCCTCGACCCGGTGGCAGACAAACTCATGGTCGCTGCAGCCCTCATCGTCCTGGTTGAGTTAAATCGCGTTGGCGCGGTTGTTGCACTCATTATTATCGGTCGCGAAATTGCCATCAGCGCCTTGCGTGAATGGATGGCCAGTATAGGCAAAAGTGCCAATGTGACGGTCGCCATGGTTGGCAAAATAAAAACCGCGGCACAAATGGCCGCCATCACTTTATTGCTGTGGTACGACCCGTTACTCGGATTGGATATTCAATGGTTGGGCGAGTGGCTCATCGTCATTGCCGCATTACTCACCCTGATTTCCATGGGCTATTATCTGCGTGCCGCGTGGCCTGCCATCCGCGAAACCATCTAA